In Rhineura floridana isolate rRhiFlo1 chromosome 1, rRhiFlo1.hap2, whole genome shotgun sequence, the following proteins share a genomic window:
- the OCLN gene encoding occludin isoform X1: MSSRPFESPPPYRPDEFKPSHYAPSNNTYGGEFHSQPMFSQPAYSYYPEDEVQHFYKWSSPPGIIKIMSVLIIVMCIGIFACVASTLSWDMEAYGGTLGGGLGYPSYGGTGFGGSYGYGYGSFGSAYGYGGAYGLGGNYIDPRAAKGFILAMAAFCFIAGLVVFVTNVTKTGMSRTRRYYLLLIIGSAIFLFFVFIATIVYVLAVNPMAQASGSMFYNQINVLCSPYYSATNTGILWNQYLYHYCVVEPQEAIAIVLGFLLVAAFAIIIFFAVKTRSKMNRYGKVNILWDNIKAYEEAPNVEEWVKTVNAEPVAPTQVADYPDRVASSMGYSVSDAPAHQIHNENSYRATPIPEVTVPIPKDLKQSQYANASSYNGSAKEPTQKRRAGRGKRANTDHYDADYTTGGESCDELEEDWDREYPPVSSDQQRQTYKRDFDVGLQEYKRLQAELDEISKELSRLDKELDDYIEDSEEYKAAAEEYNRLKDIKASADYKNRKAHCKVLKSKLSHIKRMVSDYDSRKS, encoded by the exons CAAACCTTCGCATTATGCTCCAAGCAATAATACATATGGTGGTGAATTCCATTCTCAGCCAATGTTCTCTCAGCCTGCATATTCCTACTATCCAGAAGATGAAGTTCAACACTTCTACAAATGGTCCTCCCCTCCAGGAATAATCAAGATCATGTCAGTTCTCATAATAGTGATGTGCATTGGCATTTTTGCTTGTGTTGCATCCACATTGTCTTGGGACATGGAGGCATATGGCGGTACTCTGGGAGGTGGTCTGGGATACCCTTCCTATGGAGGAACAGGTTTTGGAGGCAGCTATGGTTACGGCTATGGTAGCTTTGGAAGTGCTTATGGCTATGGAGGTGCCTATGGCCTTGGAGGAAATTATATTGACCCACGAGCAGCAAAAGGCTTCATACTGGCAATGGCAGCTTTTTGCTTTATTGCTGGATTGGTGGTTTTTGTAACGAACGTTACCAAGACTGGTATGTCCAGGACAAGGAGGTATTACCTCCTTCTAATCATAGGAAGTGCTATCTTTCTCTTCTTTGTGTTCATTGCGACCATAGTATATGTACTGGCAGTAAACCCAATGGCACAAGCTTCTGGATCGATGTTTTACAATCAGATTAATGTGTTGTGCAGCCCATATTACTCAGCTACAAACACTGGAATCCTCTGGAATCAGTACTTATATCACTACTGTGTGGTGGAACCTCAGGAG GCTATTGCCATTGTATTGGGCTTCCTTCTTGTTGCAGCTTTTGCCATAATAATATTTTTTGCGGTAAAGACCCGAAGTAAAATGAATCGCTACGGTAAAGTGAATATCCTGTGGGACAATATAAAAGCTTATGAAGAGGCTCCCAATGTAGAAGAGTGG GTGAAGACTGTAAATGCGGAGCCAGTAGCACCTACACAAGTAGCTGACTATCCAGATCGAGTTGCCAGCTCTATGGGTTACTCGGTTTCTGATGCTCCTGCACATCAGATCCATAATGAGAATAGCTACAGAGCTACTCC GATACCTGAAGTTACTGTTCCCATACCAAAGGACCTAAAGCAATCTCAATATGCCAATGCTAGCAGTTACAATGGGTCAGCTAAAGAGCcaacacaaaaaagaagagcaggaaGAGGGAAGAGAGCAAACACTGACCACTATGATGCAGATTATACCACTGGAGGGGAGTCTTGTGATGAACTGGAGGAGGACTGGGACAG AGAATATCCACCTGTATCATCAGATCAGCAAAGGCAAACATACAAGCGAGATTTTGATGTAGGTTTACAAGAATACAAGCGGTTGCAAGCAGAGCTTGATGAAATCAGCAAAGAACTTTCTCGTCTTGATAAAGAATTAGATGACTACATTGAAGACAGTGAGGAATATAAG GCTGCTGCTGAAGAATATAACAGGCTGAAGGACATAAAAGCA TCAGCAGACTATAAGAACCGAAAAGCACACTGCAAGGTGCTCAAGAGTAAACTTTCACACATCAAGAGAATGGTCAGTGATTATGATAGTCGGAAATCATAA
- the OCLN gene encoding occludin isoform X2 yields MFSQPAYSYYPEDEVQHFYKWSSPPGIIKIMSVLIIVMCIGIFACVASTLSWDMEAYGGTLGGGLGYPSYGGTGFGGSYGYGYGSFGSAYGYGGAYGLGGNYIDPRAAKGFILAMAAFCFIAGLVVFVTNVTKTGMSRTRRYYLLLIIGSAIFLFFVFIATIVYVLAVNPMAQASGSMFYNQINVLCSPYYSATNTGILWNQYLYHYCVVEPQEAIAIVLGFLLVAAFAIIIFFAVKTRSKMNRYGKVNILWDNIKAYEEAPNVEEWVKTVNAEPVAPTQVADYPDRVASSMGYSVSDAPAHQIHNENSYRATPIPEVTVPIPKDLKQSQYANASSYNGSAKEPTQKRRAGRGKRANTDHYDADYTTGGESCDELEEDWDREYPPVSSDQQRQTYKRDFDVGLQEYKRLQAELDEISKELSRLDKELDDYIEDSEEYKAAAEEYNRLKDIKASADYKNRKAHCKVLKSKLSHIKRMVSDYDSRKS; encoded by the exons ATGTTCTCTCAGCCTGCATATTCCTACTATCCAGAAGATGAAGTTCAACACTTCTACAAATGGTCCTCCCCTCCAGGAATAATCAAGATCATGTCAGTTCTCATAATAGTGATGTGCATTGGCATTTTTGCTTGTGTTGCATCCACATTGTCTTGGGACATGGAGGCATATGGCGGTACTCTGGGAGGTGGTCTGGGATACCCTTCCTATGGAGGAACAGGTTTTGGAGGCAGCTATGGTTACGGCTATGGTAGCTTTGGAAGTGCTTATGGCTATGGAGGTGCCTATGGCCTTGGAGGAAATTATATTGACCCACGAGCAGCAAAAGGCTTCATACTGGCAATGGCAGCTTTTTGCTTTATTGCTGGATTGGTGGTTTTTGTAACGAACGTTACCAAGACTGGTATGTCCAGGACAAGGAGGTATTACCTCCTTCTAATCATAGGAAGTGCTATCTTTCTCTTCTTTGTGTTCATTGCGACCATAGTATATGTACTGGCAGTAAACCCAATGGCACAAGCTTCTGGATCGATGTTTTACAATCAGATTAATGTGTTGTGCAGCCCATATTACTCAGCTACAAACACTGGAATCCTCTGGAATCAGTACTTATATCACTACTGTGTGGTGGAACCTCAGGAG GCTATTGCCATTGTATTGGGCTTCCTTCTTGTTGCAGCTTTTGCCATAATAATATTTTTTGCGGTAAAGACCCGAAGTAAAATGAATCGCTACGGTAAAGTGAATATCCTGTGGGACAATATAAAAGCTTATGAAGAGGCTCCCAATGTAGAAGAGTGG GTGAAGACTGTAAATGCGGAGCCAGTAGCACCTACACAAGTAGCTGACTATCCAGATCGAGTTGCCAGCTCTATGGGTTACTCGGTTTCTGATGCTCCTGCACATCAGATCCATAATGAGAATAGCTACAGAGCTACTCC GATACCTGAAGTTACTGTTCCCATACCAAAGGACCTAAAGCAATCTCAATATGCCAATGCTAGCAGTTACAATGGGTCAGCTAAAGAGCcaacacaaaaaagaagagcaggaaGAGGGAAGAGAGCAAACACTGACCACTATGATGCAGATTATACCACTGGAGGGGAGTCTTGTGATGAACTGGAGGAGGACTGGGACAG AGAATATCCACCTGTATCATCAGATCAGCAAAGGCAAACATACAAGCGAGATTTTGATGTAGGTTTACAAGAATACAAGCGGTTGCAAGCAGAGCTTGATGAAATCAGCAAAGAACTTTCTCGTCTTGATAAAGAATTAGATGACTACATTGAAGACAGTGAGGAATATAAG GCTGCTGCTGAAGAATATAACAGGCTGAAGGACATAAAAGCA TCAGCAGACTATAAGAACCGAAAAGCACACTGCAAGGTGCTCAAGAGTAAACTTTCACACATCAAGAGAATGGTCAGTGATTATGATAGTCGGAAATCATAA